A genome region from Macaca fascicularis isolate 582-1 chromosome 3, T2T-MFA8v1.1 includes the following:
- the GGCT gene encoding gamma-glutamylcyclotransferase isoform X1, translating into MANSGCKDVPGPDEESFLYFAYGSNLLTERIHLRNPSAAFFCVARLQDFKLDFGNSQGKTSQTWHGGIATIFQSPGDEVWGVVWKMNKSNLNSLDEQEGVKSGMYVVIEVKVATQEGREITCRSYLMTNYESAPPSPQYKKIICMGAKENGLPLEYQEKLKAIEPNDYTGKVAEEIEDIIKKGETQTL; encoded by the exons ATGGCGAACTCGGGCTGCAAGGACGTCCCGGGTCCGGATGAGGAGAGTTTTCTGTACTTTGCCTACGGCAGCAACCTGCTGACCGAGAGGATCCACCTCCGAAACCCCTCGGCGGCGTTCTTCTGTGTGGCCCGCCTGCAG GATTTTAAGCTTGACTTTGGCAATTCCCAAGGCAAAACAAGTCAAACTTGGCATGGAGGGATAGCCACCATTTTTCAAAGTCCTGGCGATGAAGTGTGGGGAGTAGTatggaaaatgaacaaaagcAATTTAAATTCTCTGGATGA GCAAGAAGGGGTTAAAAGTGGAATGTATGTTGTAATAGAAGTTAAAGTTGCAACtcaagaaggaagagaaataacCTGTCGAAGTTATCTGATGACAAATTACGAAAGTGCTCCGCCATCCCCACAGTATAAAAAG ATTATTTGCATGGGTGCAAAAGAAAATGGTTTGCCGCTGGAGTATCAAGAGAAGTTAAAAGCAATAGAACCAAATGACTATACAGGAAAGGTCGCAGAAGAAATAGAGGACATCATCAAAAAGGGGGAAACACAAACTCTTTAG
- the GGCT gene encoding gamma-glutamylcyclotransferase isoform X3, translating to MANSGCKDVPGPDEESFLYFAYGSNLLTERIHLRNPSAAFFCVARLQIICMGAKENGLPLEYQEKLKAIEPNDYTGKVAEEIEDIIKKGETQTL from the exons ATGGCGAACTCGGGCTGCAAGGACGTCCCGGGTCCGGATGAGGAGAGTTTTCTGTACTTTGCCTACGGCAGCAACCTGCTGACCGAGAGGATCCACCTCCGAAACCCCTCGGCGGCGTTCTTCTGTGTGGCCCGCCTGCAG ATTATTTGCATGGGTGCAAAAGAAAATGGTTTGCCGCTGGAGTATCAAGAGAAGTTAAAAGCAATAGAACCAAATGACTATACAGGAAAGGTCGCAGAAGAAATAGAGGACATCATCAAAAAGGGGGAAACACAAACTCTTTAG
- the GGCT gene encoding gamma-glutamylcyclotransferase isoform X2 gives MANSGCKDVPGPDEESFLYFAYGSNLLTERIHLRNPSAAFFCVARLQDFKLDFGNSQGKTSQTWHGGIATIFQSPGDEVWGVVWKMNKSNLNSLDELFAWVQKKMVCRWSIKRS, from the exons ATGGCGAACTCGGGCTGCAAGGACGTCCCGGGTCCGGATGAGGAGAGTTTTCTGTACTTTGCCTACGGCAGCAACCTGCTGACCGAGAGGATCCACCTCCGAAACCCCTCGGCGGCGTTCTTCTGTGTGGCCCGCCTGCAG GATTTTAAGCTTGACTTTGGCAATTCCCAAGGCAAAACAAGTCAAACTTGGCATGGAGGGATAGCCACCATTTTTCAAAGTCCTGGCGATGAAGTGTGGGGAGTAGTatggaaaatgaacaaaagcAATTTAAATTCTCTGGATGA ATTATTTGCATGGGTGCAAAAGAAAATGGTTTGCCGCTGGAGTATCAAGAGAAGTTAA